The Pseudomonas cavernicola DNA segment GGCTGAAATGCCCGGTACCACAGCCCAGATCCAGCCAAGCTTGCACCGGCTGCGCAGGCGGCAAACGCGCCAACAGTTGCGCGCCGACCGCGCGTTGCAACTCAGCCACACTGTCGTAGCTCTCCGCCGCGCGGGAAAAGGAAGCGGCGACCTGGCGCTTGTCCGGTAACGCGCCAAGCACCGGGGAATGGGCGAGATCAGTCATCGCCAGACTCGTGCAAAAAAGCCTGGATGGCCGCCGCCACTTCATGCGGGCGCTCGACGACAAACGCGTGGCTGGCCTGTTCGATCAAGCCGATTTCGATATCCGGCAGCAACGCCAGTAGCGCACCGGCCGCCTCGCCCGGCACCAGCGCATCGGCGCCGGCAAACAGGTGCAACTGCGGGCCTCGGAAGGCTTGCAAAGCGCCGCGGGTATCCAGGGCGGCGAGCACGTCCAAGCCCTGCAGCAGAGCCGTGGCCGCCGTGTGCGGAGCCCCACCGGCGAGCAGCCGTGCCAGGCTGCGGGCCTCTGCCGCGCCTTGGGCGCTGAGCAGACTGAAGCGTTTCAGGGTGGTATCCGCATCGACCACACAGCCCTCGCGGAAGGCGCCAAAGTTGGCCTTGGACATGGCGCTCGGCCAATCGTCGCGGGCGACGAAACAGGCATTGCTGGCCAGGGTCAGCAGGCCGCAGCAGCGATCAGCGCGGCGAGCGGCCAATTCGGCGGCGAGCATACCGCCGAATGACCAACCACCGAGCCAAACGTCTTCCGGCAGGTTGGCGTCCAACTCGTCCAGCCAGTCGGCAGGATCGCTGGAGCCTGAGGTCGGCAGCGGTTCGATCTGCACCCGCAGGCGCTCATCCAAGCCTTGCAGGGC contains these protein-coding regions:
- a CDS encoding alpha/beta fold hydrolase, with translation MRNRLILLPGWGLGSAPLEPLAAALQGLDERLRVQIEPLPTSGSSDPADWLDELDANLPEDVWLGGWSFGGMLAAELAARRADRCCGLLTLASNACFVARDDWPSAMSKANFGAFREGCVVDADTTLKRFSLLSAQGAAEARSLARLLAGGAPHTAATALLQGLDVLAALDTRGALQAFRGPQLHLFAGADALVPGEAAGALLALLPDIEIGLIEQASHAFVVERPHEVAAAIQAFLHESGDD